In a single window of the Bactrocera dorsalis isolate Fly_Bdor chromosome 2, ASM2337382v1, whole genome shotgun sequence genome:
- the LOC125776312 gene encoding O-acyltransferase like protein-like isoform X4 has product MYKLPWTLLLLIIAILAPTNGNLTEKVPKNQLSLSDILEYNTILFPLTTVSKAELVGEQCHARLQELRRGILQREFWALKVLDASGKQPPAFMLGDNMWLGSAQLCEAAQNGLNLDISRYVAHKMNMSLLTDKTPFDVDYRVIYAAHNSSYQTDVVYGQARQLLHIGLCVPSECNSQQLMQLVTAYFESEIFLSGDLHAIKPSLLKVKTMEFKGGDFHKMIAFKLVVVFVTYTLLMTLYAYYLRTRRLPSTNVQVKPSSFEAFVLCYDLQLNCSKILAPPDSASNTFAFLNGGRMESALIATFFHTFIMLKAIVSNPTQLFTYVSSIGNMEVAMDVFLLISGFLQTYSYLRNRSQLETIRRLNFSRSVLEIVKLTFHRFLRLAPLYYFMICITYLAMKYNDSTTVFNLSGFVTENCERYWWRNVLFIHNLYDHKDMCLAWTWFVSLEMQYTITLTVLLVVYAKHPKYAKISLLLLMIASLAYQTIVGIQVNFQISLETTFTHFVQFYAHPLVRIFPYLFGALTCWLYLEYNAQLQSFKLLTNFYCHLIHLVFMICMRPAPLGRGYTVWVETFVFVLQRCLYTMSGCWSIIAAANNRLAWHGRFLSAKIFQKAIHVSYALSLLNSLVIICLFTAGSKLVFVEPIRMFVLYIGLIIILHILSFPLTVLFEMPYRNISSLLTKRGPAKRAKSS; this is encoded by the exons ATGTACAAATTGCCGTGGACTCTTTTATTGTTAATAATCGCTATTTTAGCGCCAACAAACGGTAATTTAACTGAAAAAGTGCCGAAAAATCAACTGAGTTTATCAGATATATTGGAATACAACACCATACTTTTCCCACTGACTACCGTAAGCAAAGCCGAACTAGTGGGCGAGCAATGTCACGCGCGATTGCAGGAGCTGCGACGCGGCATTTTGCAGCGTGAATTTTGGGCGCTTAAAG tACTTGACGCCTCCGGCAAGCAACCACCCGCTTTCATGCTCGGCGATAATATGTGGCTGGGTAGTGCTCAGCTCTGCGAGGCGGCACAGAACGGCCTTAACTTGGATATTTCACGCTATGTGGCGCACAAAATGAATATGTCACTGCTAACGGACAAAACGCCTTTTGATGTAGACTATCGCGTTATTTATGCGGCCCATAATTCCTCGTACCAAACCGACGTCGTGTATGGGCAGGCGCGGCAACTCTTACACATCGGTTTGTGCGTGCCGTCCGAGTGTAACTCTCAACAGTTGATGCAGTTGGTGACCGCATATTTTGAAAGTGAGATTTTTCTTAGCGGCGATCTTCATGCGATCAAACCGAGTTTGCTCAAAGTGAAGACAATGGAGTTTAAGGGGGGAGATTTTCATAAAATGATTGCATTCAAATTAGTCGTCGTTTTTGTCACTTACACACTACTTATGACTTTGTACGCTTATTATTTGCGCACAAGGCGCTTACCAAGCACAAACGTTCAAGTGAAACCAAGCTCGTTTGAGGCTTTTGTACTTTGTTATGACCTCCAATTAAATTGCTCGAAGATACTAGCGCCGCCCGATAGCGCGTCCAATACATTTGCTTTCTTGAATGGTGGACGCATGGAGAGTGCTCTTATTGCCACATTTTTTCATACTTTCATTATGTTGAAAGCCATTGTCAGCAATCCGACACAGCTTTTCACTTATGTGAGTAGTATAGGAAATATGGAGGTAGCCATGGATGTGTTTTTACTAATCAG tgGATTTCTACAGACCTATAGTTACTTGCGGAATCGAAGTCAATTGGAAACTATAAGACGATTAAACTTCAGTCGTAGTGTTTTGGAAATCGTGAAACTGACATTTCACCGTTTTCTCAG ATTAGCGCCGCTCTACTATTTTATGATATGTATTACCTATTTAGCGATGAAATACAACGACAGTACCACCGTGTTTAATTTATCGGGTTTTGTAACGGAAAACTGCGAGCGTTACTGGTGGCGCAACGTGCTCTTCATTCACAATTTATACGATCATAAAGACATGTGCTTGGCATGGACCTGGTTTGTGTCTTTGGAAATGCAATATACGATAACCTTGACAGTGCTCTTGGTTGTTTATGCTAA ACACCCAAAATATGCTAAGATTTCTCTATTGCTGCTGATGATAGCATCTTTGGCATACCAAACAATCGTGGGCATACAGGTGAACTTTCAGATATCTTTGGAGACCACATTTACGCACTTTGTCCAGTTCTATGCGCATCCACTGGTGCGAATTTTTCCATATCTCTTCGGCGCTCTCACTTGTTGGCTATACCTCGAATATAATGCTCAGCTTCaatcttttaaattattaactaatttcTACTGCCACCTCATTCATTTAGTATTTATGATTTGTATGCGACCCGCCCCATTGGGGCGTGGCTATACAGTGTGGGTGGAGACCTTTGTTTTCGTCCTACAACGTTGCCTTTATACTATGAGCGGCTGTTGGTCCATTATTGCTGCAGCGAATAATCGTCTTGCTTGGCATGGACGTTTTCTGAGTGCCAAAATCTTCCAGAAAGCAATTCATGTGTCCTATGCCTTATCGTTGTTGAATTCTCTggttattatttgcctttttacGGCGGGCAGTAAGTTGGTGTTTGTGGAACCGATTCGAATG TTTGTGCTTTATATCGGACTTATcattattttgcatatattatcGTTCCCGTTGACTGTACTTTTTGAAATGCCTTACCGCAATATTTCCAGTTTATTGACAAAGCGAG GTCCGGCAAAGCGAGCGAAGTCATCTTAA
- the LOC125776312 gene encoding O-acyltransferase like protein-like isoform X3: MYKLPWTLLLLIIAILAPTNGNLTEKVPKNQLSLSDILEYNTILFPLTTVSKAELVGEQCHARLQELRRGILQREFWALKVLDASGKQPPAFMLGDNMWLGSAQLCEAAQNGLNLDISRYVAHKMNMSLLTDKTPFDVDYRVIYAAHNSSYQTDVVYGQARQLLHIGLCVPSECNSQQLMQLVTAYFESEIFLSGDLHAIKPSLLKVKTMEFKGGDFHKMIAFKLVVVFVTYTLLMTLYAYYLRTRRLPSTNVQVKPSSFEAFVLCYDLQLNCSKILAPPDSASNTFAFLNGGRMESALIATFFHTFIMLKAIVSNPTQLFTYVSSIGNMEVAMDVFLLISGFLQTYSYLRNRSQLETIRRLNFSRSVLEIVKLTFHRFLRLAPLYYFMICITYLTMKYNDSTTVFNSPGFITENCEHYWWRNVLFIHNLYEYKHMCLPWTWFLSLEMQYAITSTVFLFLYAKHPKYAKISLLLLMIASLAYQTIVGIQVNFQISLETTFANFTKIYANPLARIFPYLGGALTCWLYLEYNAQLQSCKLLTNTIYSLLIHLVFVICSQFAPLGRGYSVRVETFIFVLHRCLYTLTAGWSIIAAANNRLAWHGRFLSAKIFQKTIHVSYALSLLNPFVIICLFTAGSKLVFVEPIRMFVLFIGLIIILHILSFPLTVLFEMPYRNISSLLTKRGPAKRAKSS; the protein is encoded by the exons ATGTACAAATTGCCGTGGACTCTTTTATTGTTAATAATCGCTATTTTAGCGCCAACAAACGGTAATTTAACTGAAAAAGTGCCGAAAAATCAACTGAGTTTATCAGATATATTGGAATACAACACCATACTTTTCCCACTGACTACCGTAAGCAAAGCCGAACTAGTGGGCGAGCAATGTCACGCGCGATTGCAGGAGCTGCGACGCGGCATTTTGCAGCGTGAATTTTGGGCGCTTAAAG tACTTGACGCCTCCGGCAAGCAACCACCCGCTTTCATGCTCGGCGATAATATGTGGCTGGGTAGTGCTCAGCTCTGCGAGGCGGCACAGAACGGCCTTAACTTGGATATTTCACGCTATGTGGCGCACAAAATGAATATGTCACTGCTAACGGACAAAACGCCTTTTGATGTAGACTATCGCGTTATTTATGCGGCCCATAATTCCTCGTACCAAACCGACGTCGTGTATGGGCAGGCGCGGCAACTCTTACACATCGGTTTGTGCGTGCCGTCCGAGTGTAACTCTCAACAGTTGATGCAGTTGGTGACCGCATATTTTGAAAGTGAGATTTTTCTTAGCGGCGATCTTCATGCGATCAAACCGAGTTTGCTCAAAGTGAAGACAATGGAGTTTAAGGGGGGAGATTTTCATAAAATGATTGCATTCAAATTAGTCGTCGTTTTTGTCACTTACACACTACTTATGACTTTGTACGCTTATTATTTGCGCACAAGGCGCTTACCAAGCACAAACGTTCAAGTGAAACCAAGCTCGTTTGAGGCTTTTGTACTTTGTTATGACCTCCAATTAAATTGCTCGAAGATACTAGCGCCGCCCGATAGCGCGTCCAATACATTTGCTTTCTTGAATGGTGGACGCATGGAGAGTGCTCTTATTGCCACATTTTTTCATACTTTCATTATGTTGAAAGCCATTGTCAGCAATCCGACACAGCTTTTCACTTATGTGAGTAGTATAGGAAATATGGAGGTAGCCATGGATGTGTTTTTACTAATCAG tgGATTTCTACAGACCTATAGTTACTTGCGGAATCGAAGTCAATTGGAAACTATAAGACGATTAAACTTCAGTCGTAGTGTTTTGGAAATCGTGAAACTGACATTTCACCGTTTTCTCAG ATTAGCACCACTCTACTATTTTATGATATGTATTACCTATTTAACGATGAAATACAACGACAGTACAACCGTGTTTAATTCACCGGGTTTTATAACGGAAAACTGCGAGCATTACTGGTGGCGCAACGTGCTCTTCATTCacaatttatatgaatataagcACATGTGTTTGCCATGGACTTGGTTTTTGTCTTTGGAAATGCAATATGCGATCACCTCGACAGTGTTCTTGTTTCTTTATGCTAA ACACCCAAAATATGCTAAGATTTCTCTATTGCTGCTAATGATAGCATCTTTGGCATACCAAACAATCGTGGGCATACAGGTGAACTTTCAGATATCTTTGGAGACCACATTTGCGAACTTTACCAAAATCTATGCGAATCCGCTTGCACGAATTTTTCCCTATCTCGGCGGCGCTCTCACTTGTTGGCTATATCTCGAATATAATGCTCAGCTTCAGTCTtgtaaattattaacaaatacgATCTACAGTCTACTCATTCATTTAGTATTTGTAATTTGTTCGCAATTCGCCCCATTGGGGCGTGGCTATTCGGTGCGGGTAGAGACTTTCATATTTGTACTACATCGTTGCCTTTATACTTTGACTGCCGGTTGGTCCATTATTGCTGCAGCGAATAATCGTCTTGCTTGGCATGGACGTTTTCTTAGTGCCAAAATCTTCCAGAAAACAATTCATGTGTCCTATGCCTTATCGTTGCTGAATCCTTTcgttattatttgcctttttacGGCGGGCAGTAAGTTGGTGTTTGTGGAACCGATTCGAATG TTTGTACTTTTTATCGGACTTATCatcattttgcatatattatCGTTCCCGTTGACTGTACTTTTTGAAATGCCTTACCGCAATATTTCCAGTTTATTGACAAAGCGAGGTCCGGCAAAGCGAGCGAAGTCATCTTAA
- the LOC125776312 gene encoding O-acyltransferase like protein-like isoform X1, protein MYKLPWTLLLLIIAILAPTNGNLTEKVPKNQLSLSDILEYNTILFPLTTVSKAELVGEQCHARLQELRRGILQREFWALKVLDASGKQPPAFMLGDNMWLGSAQLCEAAQNGLNLDISRYVAHKMNMSLLTDKTPFDVDYRVIYAAHNSSYQTDVVYGQARQLLHIGLCVPSECNSQQLMQLVTAYFESEIFLSGDLHAIKPSLLKVKTMEFKGGDFHKMIAFKLVVVFVTYTLLMTLYAYYLRTRRLPSTNVQVKPSSFEAFVLCYDLQLNCSKILAPPDSASNTFAFLNGGRMESALIATFFHTFIMLKAIVSNPTQLFTYVSSIGNMEVAMDVFLLISGFLQTYSYLRNRSQLETIRRLNFSRSVLEIVKLTFHRFLRLAPLYYFMICITYLAMKYNDSTTVFNLSGFVTENCERYWWRNVLFIHNLYDHKDMCLAWTWFVSLEMQYTITLTVLLVVYAKHPKYAKISLLLLMIASLAYQTIVGIQVNFQISLETTFANFTKIYANPLARIFPYLGGALTCWLYLEYNAQLQSCKLLTNTIYSLLIHLVFVICSQFAPLGRGYSVRVETFIFVLHRCLYTLTAGWSIIAAANNRLAWHGRFLSAKIFQKTIHVSYALSLLNPFVIICLFTAGSKLVFVEPIRMFVLFIGLIIILHILSFPLTVLFEMPYRNISSLLTKRGPAKRAKSS, encoded by the exons ATGTACAAATTGCCGTGGACTCTTTTATTGTTAATAATCGCTATTTTAGCGCCAACAAACGGTAATTTAACTGAAAAAGTGCCGAAAAATCAACTGAGTTTATCAGATATATTGGAATACAACACCATACTTTTCCCACTGACTACCGTAAGCAAAGCCGAACTAGTGGGCGAGCAATGTCACGCGCGATTGCAGGAGCTGCGACGCGGCATTTTGCAGCGTGAATTTTGGGCGCTTAAAG tACTTGACGCCTCCGGCAAGCAACCACCCGCTTTCATGCTCGGCGATAATATGTGGCTGGGTAGTGCTCAGCTCTGCGAGGCGGCACAGAACGGCCTTAACTTGGATATTTCACGCTATGTGGCGCACAAAATGAATATGTCACTGCTAACGGACAAAACGCCTTTTGATGTAGACTATCGCGTTATTTATGCGGCCCATAATTCCTCGTACCAAACCGACGTCGTGTATGGGCAGGCGCGGCAACTCTTACACATCGGTTTGTGCGTGCCGTCCGAGTGTAACTCTCAACAGTTGATGCAGTTGGTGACCGCATATTTTGAAAGTGAGATTTTTCTTAGCGGCGATCTTCATGCGATCAAACCGAGTTTGCTCAAAGTGAAGACAATGGAGTTTAAGGGGGGAGATTTTCATAAAATGATTGCATTCAAATTAGTCGTCGTTTTTGTCACTTACACACTACTTATGACTTTGTACGCTTATTATTTGCGCACAAGGCGCTTACCAAGCACAAACGTTCAAGTGAAACCAAGCTCGTTTGAGGCTTTTGTACTTTGTTATGACCTCCAATTAAATTGCTCGAAGATACTAGCGCCGCCCGATAGCGCGTCCAATACATTTGCTTTCTTGAATGGTGGACGCATGGAGAGTGCTCTTATTGCCACATTTTTTCATACTTTCATTATGTTGAAAGCCATTGTCAGCAATCCGACACAGCTTTTCACTTATGTGAGTAGTATAGGAAATATGGAGGTAGCCATGGATGTGTTTTTACTAATCAG tgGATTTCTACAGACCTATAGTTACTTGCGGAATCGAAGTCAATTGGAAACTATAAGACGATTAAACTTCAGTCGTAGTGTTTTGGAAATCGTGAAACTGACATTTCACCGTTTTCTCAG ATTAGCGCCGCTCTACTATTTTATGATATGTATTACCTATTTAGCGATGAAATACAACGACAGTACCACCGTGTTTAATTTATCGGGTTTTGTAACGGAAAACTGCGAGCGTTACTGGTGGCGCAACGTGCTCTTCATTCACAATTTATACGATCATAAAGACATGTGCTTGGCATGGACCTGGTTTGTGTCTTTGGAAATGCAATATACGATAACCTTGACAGTGCTCTTGGTTGTTTATGCTAA ACACCCAAAATATGCTAAGATTTCTCTATTGCTGCTAATGATAGCATCTTTGGCATACCAAACAATCGTGGGCATACAGGTGAACTTTCAGATATCTTTGGAGACCACATTTGCGAACTTTACCAAAATCTATGCGAATCCGCTTGCACGAATTTTTCCCTATCTCGGCGGCGCTCTCACTTGTTGGCTATATCTCGAATATAATGCTCAGCTTCAGTCTtgtaaattattaacaaatacgATCTACAGTCTACTCATTCATTTAGTATTTGTAATTTGTTCGCAATTCGCCCCATTGGGGCGTGGCTATTCGGTGCGGGTAGAGACTTTCATATTTGTACTACATCGTTGCCTTTATACTTTGACTGCCGGTTGGTCCATTATTGCTGCAGCGAATAATCGTCTTGCTTGGCATGGACGTTTTCTTAGTGCCAAAATCTTCCAGAAAACAATTCATGTGTCCTATGCCTTATCGTTGCTGAATCCTTTcgttattatttgcctttttacGGCGGGCAGTAAGTTGGTGTTTGTGGAACCGATTCGAATG TTTGTACTTTTTATCGGACTTATCatcattttgcatatattatCGTTCCCGTTGACTGTACTTTTTGAAATGCCTTACCGCAATATTTCCAGTTTATTGACAAAGCGAGGTCCGGCAAAGCGAGCGAAGTCATCTTAA
- the LOC125776312 gene encoding O-acyltransferase like protein-like isoform X2, translated as MYKLPWTLLLLIIAILAPTNGNLTEKVPKNQLSLSDILEYNTILFPLTTVSKAELVGEQCHARLQELRRGILQREFWALKVLDASGKQPPAFMLGDNMWLGSAQLCEAAQNGLNLDISRYVAHKMNMSLLTDKTPFDVDYRVIYAAHNSSYQTDVVYGQARQLLHIGLCVPSECNSQQLMQLVTAYFESEIFLSGDLHAIKPSLLKVKTMEFKGGDFHKMIAFKLVVVFVTYTLLMTLYAYYLRTRRLPSTNVQVKPSSFEAFVLCYDLQLNCSKILAPPDSASNTFAFLNGGRMESALIATFFHTFIMLKAIVSNPTQLFTYVSSIGNMEVAMDVFLLISGFLQTYSYLRNRSQLETIRRLNFGRSVLEIVKLTFHRFLRLAPLYYFMICITYLTMKYNDSTTVFNSPGFITENCEHYWWRNVLFIHNLYEYKHMCLPWTWFLSLEMQYAITSTVFLFLYAKHPKYAKISLLLLMIASLAYQTIVGIQVNFQISLETTFANFTKIYANPLARIFPYLGGALTCWLYLEYNAQLQSCKLLTNTIYSLLIHLVFVICSQFAPLGRGYSVRVETFIFVLHRCLYTLTAGWSIIAAANNRLAWHGRFLSAKIFQKTIHVSYALSLLNPFVIICLFTAGSKLVFVEPIRMFVLFIGLIIILHILSFPLTVLFEMPYRNISSLLTKRGPAKRAKSS; from the exons ATGTACAAATTGCCGTGGACTCTTTTATTGTTAATAATCGCTATTTTAGCGCCAACAAACGGTAATTTAACTGAAAAAGTGCCGAAAAATCAACTGAGTTTATCAGATATATTGGAATACAACACCATACTTTTCCCACTGACTACCGTAAGCAAAGCCGAACTAGTGGGCGAGCAATGTCACGCGCGATTGCAGGAGCTGCGACGCGGCATTTTGCAGCGTGAATTTTGGGCGCTTAAAG tACTTGACGCCTCCGGCAAGCAACCACCCGCTTTCATGCTCGGCGATAATATGTGGCTGGGTAGTGCTCAGCTCTGCGAGGCGGCACAGAACGGCCTTAACTTGGATATTTCACGCTATGTGGCGCACAAAATGAATATGTCACTGCTAACGGACAAAACGCCTTTTGATGTAGACTATCGCGTTATTTATGCGGCCCATAATTCCTCGTACCAAACCGACGTCGTGTATGGGCAGGCGCGGCAACTCTTACACATCGGTTTGTGCGTGCCGTCCGAGTGTAACTCTCAACAGTTGATGCAGTTGGTGACCGCATATTTTGAAAGTGAGATTTTTCTTAGCGGCGATCTTCATGCGATCAAACCGAGTTTGCTCAAAGTGAAGACAATGGAGTTTAAGGGGGGAGATTTTCATAAAATGATTGCATTCAAATTAGTCGTCGTTTTTGTCACTTACACACTACTTATGACTTTGTACGCTTATTATTTGCGCACAAGGCGCTTACCAAGCACAAACGTTCAAGTGAAACCAAGCTCGTTTGAGGCTTTTGTACTTTGTTATGACCTCCAATTAAATTGCTCGAAGATACTAGCGCCGCCCGATAGCGCGTCCAATACATTTGCTTTCTTGAATGGTGGACGCATGGAGAGTGCTCTTATTGCCACATTTTTTCATACTTTCATTATGTTGAAAGCCATTGTCAGCAATCCGACACAGCTTTTCACTTATGTGAGTAGTATAGGAAATATGGAGGTAGCCATGGATGTGTTTTTACTAATCAG tGGATTTCTACAGACCTATAGTTACTTGCGGAATCGAAGTCAATTGGAAACTATAAGACGATTAAACTTCGGTCGAAGTGTTTTGGAAATCGTGAAGCTGACATTTCACCGTTTTCTCAG ATTAGCACCACTCTACTATTTTATGATATGTATTACCTATTTAACGATGAAATACAACGACAGTACAACCGTGTTTAATTCACCGGGTTTTATAACGGAAAACTGCGAGCATTACTGGTGGCGCAACGTGCTCTTCATTCacaatttatatgaatataagcACATGTGTTTGCCATGGACTTGGTTTTTGTCTTTGGAAATGCAATATGCGATCACCTCGACAGTGTTCTTGTTTCTTTATGCTAA ACACCCAAAATATGCTAAGATTTCTCTATTGCTGCTAATGATAGCATCTTTGGCATACCAAACAATCGTGGGCATACAGGTGAACTTTCAGATATCTTTGGAGACCACATTTGCGAACTTTACCAAAATCTATGCGAATCCGCTTGCACGAATTTTTCCCTATCTCGGCGGCGCTCTCACTTGTTGGCTATATCTCGAATATAATGCTCAGCTTCAGTCTtgtaaattattaacaaatacgATCTACAGTCTACTCATTCATTTAGTATTTGTAATTTGTTCGCAATTCGCCCCATTGGGGCGTGGCTATTCGGTGCGGGTAGAGACTTTCATATTTGTACTACATCGTTGCCTTTATACTTTGACTGCCGGTTGGTCCATTATTGCTGCAGCGAATAATCGTCTTGCTTGGCATGGACGTTTTCTTAGTGCCAAAATCTTCCAGAAAACAATTCATGTGTCCTATGCCTTATCGTTGCTGAATCCTTTcgttattatttgcctttttacGGCGGGCAGTAAGTTGGTGTTTGTGGAACCGATTCGAATG TTTGTACTTTTTATCGGACTTATCatcattttgcatatattatCGTTCCCGTTGACTGTACTTTTTGAAATGCCTTACCGCAATATTTCCAGTTTATTGACAAAGCGAGGTCCGGCAAAGCGAGCGAAGTCATCTTAA